Proteins co-encoded in one Synechococcus elongatus PCC 6301 genomic window:
- a CDS encoding gamma-glutamylcyclotransferase family protein — MPQQSSPAPLSVFVYGTLQPGQHYYQVLNLEPWLVAAVPAQVPGRVYALPAGYPALTEEEGWVRGVLLQLRSPDLLDRLDDLEGYAPNRDRSLNLYQRCWEPVYDLQQQPLGEAWLYRMAIAEVTRQGGIAVADGYWSAAIQAELWGQSL; from the coding sequence ATGCCTCAGCAGTCCTCTCCAGCACCGCTCTCGGTCTTCGTCTACGGCACGCTGCAGCCAGGTCAGCATTACTATCAAGTGCTCAATCTGGAGCCATGGCTCGTTGCAGCCGTCCCCGCTCAAGTACCGGGGAGGGTCTATGCACTGCCAGCGGGCTATCCGGCCCTCACTGAAGAAGAGGGTTGGGTACGGGGCGTGCTTCTGCAGTTGCGATCGCCGGACCTCTTGGATCGACTCGATGATCTAGAAGGCTATGCTCCCAATCGCGATCGCAGTCTCAATCTTTATCAGCGCTGCTGGGAACCGGTCTACGACCTTCAGCAACAGCCACTCGGGGAAGCTTGGCTCTACCGCATGGCAATCGCAGAAGTGACACGTCAGGGGGGAATCGCTGTAGCAGATGGCTACTGGAGCGCAGCAATTCAGGCCGAACTCTGGGGCCAGAGCCTGTGA
- the leuS gene encoding leucine--tRNA ligase: protein MQNGANSRSQEYQGVSVDSRYDPQAIETKWQQSWAAAQLDRTPEADDRPKFYALSMFPYPSGNLHMGHVRNYTITDAIARVKRRQGFRVLHAMGWDAFGLPAENAAIDRGVQPADWTYQNVAQMREQLKQLGLSYDWDREVTTCSPDYYRWTQWLFLQFFEAGLAYQKEATVNWDPIDQTVLANEQVDSEGRSWRSGAKVERRQLKQWFLKITDYAEELLQDLDQLTGWPERVRLMQANWIGKSTGAYLEFPIVNSSDRVKVFTTRPDTVYGVSYVVLAPEHPLVTQVTTPEQQTAVAAFAAEVSQTSELERTAEDRPKRGVPTGGFVTNPFTGQAVPIWIADYVLVEYGTGAVMGVPAHDSRDFAFAQRYGLPVQPVIQPTEGAIAEPWPAPFTEAGVMVNSGQFDGLSSTEAKAKIIAFAEEQGWGQAHVQYRLRDWLISRQRYWGCPIPIVHCPDCGPVAAADLPVQLPDSVQFSGRGPSPLAQLEDWVTTTCPSCGKPARRETDTMDTFMCSSWYYLRYSDASNPEIAFTKDKVNDWLPVDQYVGGIEHAILHLLYSRFFTKVLRDRGLLSFDEPFKRLLTQGMVQGLTYKNPKTGKYVPSDRISDPSQPVDPDTGDRLEVFFEKMSKSKYNGVDPARVLDRYGADTARMFILFKAPPEKDLEWDDADVEGQFRFLNRVWRLVQTASQVEATTAADDKAEKDLRRAVHTAIQAFTEDLEEDYQLNTAIAELMKLTNALNDAPMPGSPAYLKGVQTLVLLLAPFAPHIAEELWQQLGGERSVHLEGWPVLDESALIVDEIPLVIQIMGKTRGTITVPASADRDQLQQLAKNSEIAQRWLDGQTIRKVIVVPGKLVNFVIASP, encoded by the coding sequence ATGCAAAATGGTGCCAATTCACGCTCGCAAGAATACCAAGGAGTTTCGGTGGACAGCCGCTACGATCCCCAGGCAATTGAAACGAAGTGGCAACAGTCCTGGGCCGCTGCGCAGCTCGATCGCACTCCCGAAGCGGACGATCGCCCCAAGTTTTATGCCCTGTCGATGTTCCCCTATCCTTCGGGGAACTTGCACATGGGCCATGTGCGCAACTACACCATCACAGATGCGATCGCGCGGGTCAAACGCCGGCAAGGCTTCCGAGTGCTGCATGCGATGGGTTGGGATGCCTTCGGTCTACCCGCTGAGAATGCAGCGATCGATCGCGGTGTTCAACCCGCCGATTGGACTTATCAGAATGTCGCGCAGATGCGCGAGCAACTGAAGCAGTTGGGATTGTCCTACGACTGGGATCGCGAGGTCACGACTTGCTCGCCGGACTACTACCGCTGGACGCAATGGTTGTTCCTGCAGTTTTTTGAGGCGGGGCTGGCCTATCAGAAGGAAGCCACGGTTAACTGGGACCCGATTGATCAGACTGTGTTGGCGAATGAGCAGGTCGATAGTGAGGGGCGATCGTGGCGATCGGGTGCCAAAGTGGAGCGCCGCCAGCTCAAGCAATGGTTCCTGAAAATCACGGACTACGCCGAGGAGCTGCTGCAAGACCTCGATCAGCTGACTGGCTGGCCGGAGCGCGTGCGCTTGATGCAGGCCAACTGGATTGGGAAGTCCACCGGTGCCTATCTGGAATTTCCGATCGTCAATTCCAGCGATCGCGTCAAAGTCTTTACGACCCGTCCCGATACGGTCTACGGCGTCAGCTACGTGGTGCTGGCGCCGGAACATCCGTTGGTGACACAGGTAACGACGCCAGAACAGCAAACTGCAGTGGCAGCCTTTGCAGCGGAAGTCAGCCAAACCAGCGAACTAGAGCGGACAGCAGAAGATCGCCCCAAACGCGGCGTGCCCACGGGCGGCTTCGTCACTAATCCGTTTACGGGCCAGGCGGTGCCGATCTGGATTGCCGACTACGTTTTGGTTGAGTACGGCACGGGTGCCGTAATGGGTGTTCCTGCCCACGACAGTCGCGACTTTGCCTTCGCCCAGCGGTATGGCCTGCCAGTGCAGCCGGTGATTCAACCGACAGAAGGCGCGATCGCGGAACCTTGGCCGGCTCCCTTCACTGAAGCGGGTGTGATGGTCAACTCCGGCCAGTTCGATGGTCTGTCTTCAACTGAAGCGAAAGCCAAGATCATCGCCTTTGCCGAAGAACAAGGCTGGGGCCAAGCCCATGTGCAATATCGCCTGCGTGATTGGCTGATCTCCCGTCAGCGCTACTGGGGCTGCCCGATTCCGATTGTCCATTGCCCCGACTGCGGCCCTGTGGCAGCAGCCGATCTGCCGGTGCAGCTCCCTGACTCGGTGCAGTTTAGCGGGCGTGGCCCTTCGCCACTAGCGCAACTGGAAGATTGGGTGACGACCACTTGCCCAAGTTGTGGCAAACCAGCGCGGCGCGAAACCGACACGATGGACACCTTCATGTGTTCGTCTTGGTACTACCTTCGCTACAGCGACGCCAGCAATCCAGAAATTGCCTTCACCAAGGACAAGGTCAACGACTGGTTGCCGGTGGATCAGTACGTTGGCGGCATTGAGCATGCAATTCTGCACCTGCTCTACTCGCGCTTCTTCACTAAAGTGCTGCGCGATCGCGGCCTCCTCAGCTTCGATGAGCCATTTAAGCGGCTGCTGACCCAAGGGATGGTGCAGGGGTTGACCTACAAAAATCCCAAGACCGGTAAGTACGTGCCCAGCGATCGCATTAGCGATCCCAGTCAGCCGGTCGATCCTGATACAGGCGATCGCCTCGAAGTTTTCTTCGAGAAAATGTCGAAGTCGAAGTACAACGGCGTCGATCCAGCCCGAGTCCTCGATCGCTATGGCGCCGATACGGCGCGAATGTTCATCCTCTTCAAAGCGCCGCCCGAGAAGGATTTGGAGTGGGATGATGCCGATGTTGAAGGTCAATTCCGCTTCTTAAACCGGGTTTGGCGTCTGGTGCAAACAGCCAGCCAAGTCGAAGCAACGACCGCAGCAGACGATAAGGCCGAAAAGGATCTGCGCCGCGCTGTGCATACGGCGATCCAAGCGTTCACTGAGGATCTGGAAGAAGATTATCAGCTCAATACGGCGATTGCGGAGCTGATGAAGCTGACCAATGCACTTAACGATGCACCCATGCCTGGGAGTCCGGCCTATCTGAAAGGCGTGCAGACATTAGTACTACTGCTGGCACCCTTTGCCCCTCACATTGCCGAGGAACTTTGGCAGCAGCTGGGTGGCGAGCGATCGGTGCACCTTGAAGGCTGGCCCGTCTTGGATGAATCGGCACTCATCGTCGATGAAATTCCTTTGGTGATTCAAATTATGGGTAAAACGCGGGGCACAATCACCGTACCTGCCTCTGCCGACCGCGATCAGCTCCAACAGTTGGCAAAGAATTCTGAGATTGCCCAACGCTGGCTGGACGGTCAAACAATCCGCAAAGTGATCGTTGTTCCAGGCAAGTTGGTCAATTTTGTAATCGCTTCACCCTAA
- a CDS encoding helix-turn-helix domain-containing protein yields MPSSNFEIDSQQRALRLARLVQQIRANLAGRSLRPFADMLPAPENLSKRKLSRLLGVSPTLINKYESGEIDPWEIRWGLMRRLARLAELSLEQLDATLSGDETFTQPELEQRSVPPHELISSIRGALDRLEASLEHVQGDESREYLVPWFGRYLRTLLADQARESRKTLSELTDALIAALPSTDADRSALLRKVFEGQAELTDRQIEVECVALAAALSEVIEVPVTAGQLLALLPDAEMRSQLEASGSGQEGE; encoded by the coding sequence ATGCCTTCGAGCAATTTCGAGATTGATAGTCAGCAGCGAGCTTTGCGACTTGCTCGCCTCGTTCAACAAATCCGCGCTAACCTAGCAGGCCGCTCGCTGCGCCCTTTCGCAGATATGCTGCCTGCTCCTGAGAACCTCTCGAAGCGTAAGCTATCGCGGTTACTAGGTGTCTCGCCTACCCTGATCAACAAATATGAATCGGGGGAAATTGATCCTTGGGAAATTCGTTGGGGCCTAATGCGAAGGCTAGCGCGGCTGGCTGAACTCTCTCTAGAGCAGCTAGACGCTACTCTGAGTGGGGATGAAACCTTTACCCAGCCAGAACTCGAGCAGCGGTCTGTTCCACCCCATGAGCTGATCAGCTCCATTCGGGGAGCGCTTGATCGCCTTGAAGCTAGCCTTGAGCATGTGCAGGGAGATGAGTCCCGCGAGTATTTGGTGCCTTGGTTTGGGCGTTACCTGCGGACCCTCTTGGCGGATCAGGCGCGGGAATCCCGCAAGACCTTGAGTGAGCTGACCGATGCTCTGATTGCTGCCCTCCCCAGTACCGATGCTGATCGGAGTGCCCTGCTGCGGAAGGTTTTTGAAGGGCAAGCTGAATTGACCGATCGCCAAATTGAGGTTGAATGCGTTGCCTTGGCGGCTGCCCTCAGCGAAGTGATTGAAGTCCCCGTCACGGCTGGGCAATTGCTGGCGCTACTGCCCGATGCCGAAATGCGATCGCAACTAGAAGCCTCGGGCTCGGGACAAGAGGGGGAGTAG
- a CDS encoding glycosyltransferase family 4 protein codes for MLAPAGSVLPDLPLETVPGTWQSTAQSHGRATPAEIPAESVLARLWDRAHQQQTDFDLILNFAYDWLPLYLTPFFKMPVAHLISMGSLSEVMDQAIATSLDRYPGSIAVHSLAQAATFPFGDRCLCIGNALDLAAYGFNPEPEPVLGWVGRIAPEKGLEDAIQAAQQAGLPLRVWGALTEPDYWQRLQQQFGDRAVSYQGFVSTDELQRGLGRCQGLLMTPKWVEAFGNVAIEALACGVPVIAYARGGPLEIIEQGKSGWLVEPDQQAALVNAIGQLSSLDRAYCRAQAEARFSLAAMGQRLEAWLLPLLSRARGF; via the coding sequence GTGCTCGCGCCGGCTGGATCGGTGCTGCCCGATTTGCCGCTGGAAACGGTGCCTGGGACTTGGCAAAGCACGGCTCAAAGTCACGGGCGCGCCACTCCTGCTGAGATTCCTGCTGAGAGTGTTTTAGCCCGGCTCTGGGATCGAGCTCACCAGCAGCAAACCGACTTTGACCTGATCCTCAACTTCGCCTACGACTGGCTACCGCTATATCTGACGCCGTTTTTCAAGATGCCTGTCGCCCATTTGATCAGCATGGGATCCCTATCTGAGGTGATGGATCAGGCGATCGCCACAAGCCTCGATCGCTATCCCGGCAGCATCGCTGTCCACAGTCTGGCTCAGGCAGCAACCTTTCCCTTTGGCGATCGCTGCCTTTGTATCGGCAATGCCCTTGACCTAGCAGCCTATGGGTTTAACCCAGAGCCAGAGCCGGTCTTGGGCTGGGTAGGACGGATTGCACCAGAAAAGGGCCTAGAAGATGCCATTCAAGCCGCTCAACAGGCTGGCCTCCCGTTGCGGGTCTGGGGTGCCCTGACTGAACCCGACTATTGGCAACGACTCCAACAGCAGTTTGGCGATCGGGCCGTCAGCTATCAGGGCTTCGTCAGTACCGATGAGTTGCAACGTGGCTTGGGCCGCTGCCAAGGCCTGTTAATGACCCCAAAATGGGTGGAAGCCTTTGGCAACGTCGCCATTGAAGCCCTCGCCTGTGGCGTACCAGTGATAGCCTATGCCCGCGGCGGACCCTTGGAAATTATTGAGCAGGGCAAGAGTGGCTGGCTGGTAGAACCCGATCAACAGGCTGCTCTCGTCAACGCAATTGGGCAACTGTCTAGCCTCGATCGCGCTTACTGTCGAGCCCAAGCCGAAGCACGGTTTTCCTTGGCTGCGATGGGTCAACGTCTAGAAGCGTGGCTACTCCCCCTCTTGTCCCGAGCCCGAGGCTTCTAG
- a CDS encoding DMT family transporter — protein MPAAGPPALAKTPLLLAPFFLWGTAMVAMKGTTDHTTPLFLATVRLLPAGILVLLAAAWLGRPQPQGWRAWAWIGLFGLVDGTLFQGFLAEGLTRTGAGIGSVMIDSQPLIVALLAYWLFGERIGLWGWLGLAIGIVGISLLGLPETWLLALGDRLLQGLHIPVQLVGPAIAELWPTDQSWLSALFNNGRWLMLLAALSMAVGTILSRYVSRWADPIAATGWHMIAGAIPLVLGSWSLESQQWQQLGLSDWLALSYATLFGSAIAYGLFFYFAASGSLTSLSALTFLTPVFALLFGNLFLGEKLGMIQWVGVSLSLVSILLISQRDWLTARGWKTRLQPAVIDPALPEVPDRSAQ, from the coding sequence ATGCCTGCTGCTGGGCCGCCTGCGCTTGCCAAAACTCCGCTTCTGCTGGCGCCCTTTTTCCTTTGGGGAACGGCCATGGTAGCCATGAAAGGTACGACCGACCACACCACTCCCCTCTTTTTGGCCACCGTGCGACTGTTGCCGGCTGGCATCCTGGTCCTGCTGGCTGCGGCTTGGTTGGGACGGCCCCAACCCCAGGGTTGGCGGGCTTGGGCCTGGATTGGGCTCTTTGGCCTGGTGGATGGCACCCTTTTTCAAGGATTTTTGGCTGAGGGGCTAACCCGCACCGGAGCAGGCATTGGTTCCGTCATGATCGATTCGCAGCCGCTGATCGTGGCGCTGCTGGCCTACTGGCTGTTCGGCGAGCGGATTGGCCTTTGGGGCTGGCTGGGGCTAGCGATCGGTATTGTCGGCATCAGCCTATTGGGGTTGCCTGAGACGTGGTTATTAGCCCTGGGCGATCGCCTCTTACAGGGGCTGCATATTCCCGTCCAGTTGGTTGGCCCCGCGATCGCAGAACTCTGGCCCACCGATCAAAGCTGGCTGAGCGCCCTCTTCAACAACGGTCGCTGGCTGATGTTGCTGGCAGCGCTTTCCATGGCTGTCGGCACCATCCTCAGTCGCTATGTCTCGCGCTGGGCCGACCCAATCGCGGCAACCGGCTGGCACATGATCGCTGGGGCTATTCCTTTGGTCTTGGGCAGCTGGAGCCTCGAAAGCCAACAGTGGCAGCAACTCGGCCTCAGTGACTGGCTGGCCTTGAGCTACGCCACCCTCTTCGGCAGTGCGATCGCCTACGGGCTATTTTTTTACTTTGCCGCCAGCGGCAGCTTGACAAGCCTGAGTGCGCTGACCTTTTTGACGCCGGTCTTTGCACTGTTATTTGGCAATCTCTTCTTGGGTGAAAAGCTGGGCATGATCCAATGGGTCGGGGTCAGCCTTAGCCTGGTCAGTATTTTGCTGATCAGTCAGCGGGATTGGTTGACAGCCCGAGGCTGGAAAACCCGACTCCAGCCCGCTGTTATCGATCCGGCTCTACCTGAAGTCCCCGATCGCTCAGCCCAGTAG
- the sppA gene encoding signal peptide peptidase SppA → MVWPFPRRARKQIARIEVSGAIAGGTRQRLLRSLKTVAERGYPALLLRIDSPGGTVGDSQEIYEALKRLRSQHQTKVIASFGNISASGGVYIGMGADKIVSNPGTITGSIGVILRGNNLERLLDRVGVSFKVIKSGPYKDILSFDRELTDNEKEILQNLIDISYQQFVQTVADARQLTVETVKSFADGRIFTGEQALSLGLIDRLGTEEDARRWAAELVGLDPEKATLAPIEEPKPLTRRLLPLGQVGAGLDWLEFELTAAGQPLWLYRP, encoded by the coding sequence ATGGTTTGGCCATTCCCGCGTCGTGCCCGCAAGCAAATTGCTCGCATCGAAGTGTCGGGAGCGATCGCCGGTGGGACCCGTCAACGGTTGTTGCGATCGCTGAAGACTGTGGCGGAACGGGGCTATCCGGCACTGCTGCTGCGGATTGACAGCCCAGGCGGCACCGTCGGTGACTCCCAGGAAATCTACGAAGCCCTAAAACGACTGCGCAGCCAGCATCAGACCAAAGTTATCGCTAGCTTTGGCAATATTTCGGCATCCGGCGGAGTCTACATCGGCATGGGAGCCGACAAAATCGTCAGCAACCCCGGCACGATCACGGGCAGCATTGGTGTAATTTTGCGCGGTAACAACCTTGAGCGCCTGCTCGATCGGGTTGGCGTCTCCTTCAAGGTGATCAAGTCTGGCCCCTATAAGGACATCCTCTCCTTCGATCGCGAGCTAACTGACAACGAAAAGGAGATTCTGCAAAACTTGATCGACATCAGCTACCAGCAGTTTGTTCAAACCGTGGCTGATGCGCGGCAATTGACCGTAGAAACCGTCAAAAGCTTTGCCGATGGCCGAATTTTTACCGGTGAGCAAGCGCTGAGTTTAGGCTTGATCGATCGCCTTGGCACTGAAGAAGATGCTCGGCGTTGGGCGGCGGAATTGGTGGGACTCGATCCTGAAAAAGCAACCCTCGCTCCGATCGAAGAACCGAAACCTCTCACTCGCCGGTTGCTACCGCTGGGGCAGGTTGGTGCTGGCCTTGACTGGCTGGAATTTGAACTGACGGCCGCTGGCCAACCGCTCTGGCTCTACCGTCCTTGA
- the aroH gene encoding chorismate mutase, with protein MSWRVKAIRGATTVRENTAEAMREAVSELLDELERRNPLNPDDIVSLTFSVTRDLDAMFPAAVARQRAGWQNVPLLDVQQMYVEGSLERCIRLLLHFNCPEDQPPIEHPYLRGAQVLRPDWVLTESANHR; from the coding sequence GTGTCGTGGCGGGTCAAAGCGATTCGAGGTGCAACCACCGTTCGTGAAAACACGGCGGAAGCCATGCGCGAAGCAGTCAGTGAGCTTTTAGACGAGCTGGAGCGCCGCAATCCTCTCAACCCCGACGATATTGTCAGCCTGACTTTCTCAGTCACTCGCGACCTCGATGCCATGTTTCCGGCTGCTGTTGCTCGTCAGCGGGCTGGCTGGCAGAATGTGCCGCTGCTAGATGTGCAGCAAATGTATGTGGAGGGCAGTCTCGAGCGCTGTATTCGTCTGCTCCTGCATTTCAACTGCCCCGAAGATCAGCCGCCGATCGAGCATCCCTACTTGCGGGGTGCCCAAGTGCTGCGACCGGACTGGGTACTCACTGAGTCTGCGAATCATCGCTAG
- the psaM gene encoding photosystem I reaction center subunit XII, with protein MTDTQVFVALLLALVPAVLAYRLGTELYR; from the coding sequence ATGACTGATACTCAAGTCTTTGTCGCCCTACTCCTTGCCCTCGTGCCAGCTGTTTTGGCGTACCGTCTGGGCACCGAACTCTATCGCTAA
- the phoU gene encoding phosphate signaling complex protein PhoU: MFHSTFEGLPSTRTRFMKQVKDVQQDILRMGALVENSCWLARQALVERDLSAPDQIDQQDQVIDALYRKIEQDCLSLVALQSPVSRDLRILSAFMQIVRDLERIGDYAENLGEIAIRLFALAPHPIIEPVGLMLERSRSMLAMSLAAIANIDAELGRAIKDKDDAVDADFDALYDRLVHDSQAQFNLEATVLLVLVIRHIERMADHATNVGQRICFIQSGRMPN, from the coding sequence ATGTTCCACAGCACCTTCGAGGGCTTGCCATCGACCCGTACTCGCTTCATGAAGCAGGTGAAGGATGTTCAACAGGACATCCTCCGCATGGGAGCACTGGTCGAAAACTCTTGCTGGCTGGCTCGGCAAGCCCTGGTCGAGCGGGATTTGTCGGCACCGGATCAGATCGACCAGCAAGATCAGGTGATCGATGCCCTCTACCGCAAGATTGAGCAGGACTGTCTGAGTCTGGTGGCGCTCCAGTCGCCCGTTAGCCGTGATCTGCGCATTTTGAGTGCGTTCATGCAGATCGTGCGAGACCTCGAGCGGATTGGTGACTACGCCGAAAACTTGGGCGAAATTGCGATTCGGCTGTTTGCTCTAGCCCCCCATCCGATCATTGAGCCTGTGGGGCTAATGCTGGAGCGATCGCGCTCGATGCTGGCCATGAGCCTGGCGGCGATCGCCAATATCGATGCGGAACTGGGGCGAGCCATTAAAGACAAAGATGATGCCGTCGATGCAGATTTTGACGCGCTCTACGATCGCCTCGTCCACGATTCCCAGGCGCAATTCAACCTAGAAGCAACAGTTTTGCTGGTACTGGTGATCCGCCACATTGAACGGATGGCCGACCACGCCACGAATGTCGGCCAGCGGATTTGCTTCATCCAGAGCGGCCGGATGCCGAACTAG
- a CDS encoding ribonuclease R family protein, translating to MNFSIATLLTQFSEGKFVAPKQLEKKLGCEDEDKSRKLQIILDALDALERLGLLTKDRGKYRRNEENEWVEARLRCSSKGFCFAIQDAEDAEDIYIREHQLNHAWNGDRVLVNVLREGSRRRSPEGEVKLILERANSSVLARITEKAEGEGFRAVPLDDRLLCELDLESNGLDLAANRDHLASVAVQRYPLAQLPPVGKVTQILGSDPESASPVDLIRCKHNLPADWSEAAIAALTDLAQTADANAIQGRLDLRSVFTVAIAADDSRPLDVALSLQPGESGGWQVMVHTVEVAPYLPLQSDLDLEAQRHGIDLRLGETALPFLPPVLTQGVGRFAVGEDRRAVSLLIRVDATGAVQDYELQPSLVQLDQVLSPAEATDLLADSKAKGEGIKALKELQTIADLWRTQRRERGGFELTVTPAIGNDEGALGVISRSPAIAGAVQEILIQANRLVTEHLQALELPVLYVGQRSPDLGSIQDAQRLAAGLGLAIEVDENETELNRLALQQLSDATQTSELASLLDHLLLQTFKPSFYSTLAVPHFSLGLETYGHFVAPSQRYADLWLQRVILALFQQGRDRRSSRSKEGVNIRHSSSHGQINWSVLPPEVQTELETDLKLLAQQLSEAEKRATEASADYQGLQKAAAAKACIGQTFAGVIRGVQSYGFFVQIEALQVEGLVHVSSPKDDWYEYRSRQQRLIGRKNRRQFGLGDRVEVEIRNVDYYRQQIDLGVLPLPEAQSETSDREPLEML from the coding sequence ATGAACTTCTCGATTGCCACGCTTCTGACTCAGTTCAGTGAAGGAAAGTTTGTTGCCCCAAAACAGCTGGAAAAAAAACTGGGCTGTGAGGACGAGGACAAGAGCCGCAAATTGCAGATTATCTTGGACGCTTTGGACGCTTTGGAGCGTTTAGGGCTGTTGACCAAAGACCGAGGCAAATACCGGCGCAACGAAGAAAACGAGTGGGTAGAGGCGCGGTTGCGTTGCTCGAGCAAAGGCTTTTGCTTTGCTATTCAAGACGCTGAAGATGCGGAGGATATTTACATCCGCGAGCATCAGCTCAATCATGCCTGGAATGGCGATCGCGTTTTGGTGAACGTGCTGCGTGAGGGCAGTCGCCGTCGCAGTCCGGAAGGGGAAGTCAAGCTGATTCTGGAACGGGCAAACAGCAGCGTCTTGGCACGAATTACTGAAAAAGCTGAAGGCGAGGGCTTCCGAGCCGTCCCGCTCGACGATCGCCTACTCTGTGAACTTGATTTAGAGAGTAACGGCCTTGATTTAGCCGCCAATCGTGATCACCTGGCGAGTGTGGCGGTTCAGCGCTATCCCTTGGCGCAACTGCCCCCCGTCGGTAAAGTAACCCAGATTTTGGGCAGTGACCCCGAGTCTGCTTCACCAGTCGACCTAATTCGTTGTAAGCACAACCTGCCGGCCGACTGGAGTGAAGCGGCGATCGCAGCGCTGACGGATTTGGCTCAAACGGCGGATGCCAATGCCATTCAAGGTCGCTTGGATTTGCGGTCTGTATTTACGGTGGCGATCGCAGCGGATGATTCCCGCCCGCTCGACGTTGCCCTGAGCCTGCAGCCGGGAGAATCTGGTGGATGGCAAGTGATGGTTCACACCGTTGAGGTGGCTCCTTATCTGCCGCTGCAGTCTGATTTGGATCTTGAAGCCCAGCGGCACGGGATTGATCTGCGTTTGGGCGAGACGGCCTTGCCCTTCCTGCCGCCCGTGCTGACTCAAGGGGTGGGTCGCTTTGCTGTGGGCGAGGATCGGCGCGCCGTCTCCTTGCTGATCCGCGTCGATGCGACGGGAGCTGTTCAGGACTATGAACTGCAACCCAGTTTGGTGCAGCTCGATCAGGTGCTGTCTCCGGCTGAGGCAACAGATTTACTGGCTGACAGCAAAGCAAAGGGTGAAGGAATCAAAGCCCTTAAAGAGCTGCAGACGATCGCTGATCTGTGGCGAACCCAACGGCGGGAACGGGGCGGTTTTGAACTGACGGTGACGCCGGCGATCGGCAATGACGAGGGGGCGTTGGGCGTTATCTCGCGATCGCCCGCGATCGCTGGAGCAGTCCAAGAAATTCTGATTCAGGCCAATCGTCTGGTCACGGAACATCTGCAAGCCTTGGAGCTGCCAGTGCTCTACGTTGGGCAGCGATCGCCCGACCTCGGCAGCATTCAAGATGCCCAGCGGCTGGCAGCGGGTTTGGGCCTGGCGATCGAAGTTGATGAGAATGAGACCGAACTGAATCGCTTGGCGCTGCAGCAGTTGAGTGATGCGACCCAGACTTCCGAGCTGGCCAGCTTGCTTGACCATCTGCTGCTGCAAACCTTTAAGCCGAGCTTCTACAGTACTCTGGCCGTGCCCCACTTCAGCCTCGGCCTAGAAACCTATGGCCATTTTGTTGCCCCAAGCCAGCGCTATGCCGACCTCTGGTTGCAGCGGGTGATCTTGGCACTATTCCAACAGGGTCGCGATCGCCGCTCTAGCCGCAGCAAAGAGGGCGTCAACATTCGTCACAGCAGCAGCCACGGCCAGATCAACTGGAGCGTGCTGCCACCGGAGGTGCAGACAGAACTCGAAACGGATCTGAAACTCCTAGCGCAGCAGCTCAGCGAAGCCGAAAAACGGGCTACCGAAGCCAGTGCAGACTACCAAGGGCTCCAGAAGGCGGCCGCCGCCAAGGCCTGCATTGGTCAGACTTTCGCTGGGGTGATTCGGGGCGTTCAATCCTACGGCTTCTTTGTTCAGATCGAAGCCTTGCAGGTTGAGGGACTGGTTCACGTCAGCTCGCCCAAGGACGACTGGTACGAATACCGATCGCGCCAGCAGCGGTTGATTGGCCGCAAGAATCGTCGTCAGTTTGGTTTGGGCGATCGCGTTGAGGTGGAAATTCGCAACGTCGATTACTACCGCCAGCAAATTGACCTTGGGGTGCTGCCCTTGCCGGAAGCGCAGTCGGAAACCTCCGATCGCGAACCCTTGGAGATGCTGTGA
- a CDS encoding flavin prenyltransferase UbiX produces MIYAVRALRHLLLADLAVDLVASRAAAEVWRSESQIPFPSAPELQEKFWREQAGVPDRGHLVCHRSSNVGARIASGSFRTRGMVILPCSMSTVGKLASGVGSDLLERSADVHLKEGRCLAVVPRETPFNLIHLRNLTTLAEAGARIVPAIPAWYHQPQTIDDLVDFVVARVLDCFGLDCVPLNRWQGNVDLAED; encoded by the coding sequence ATGATCTATGCGGTCCGGGCTCTGCGTCACCTCCTCTTGGCAGATCTGGCGGTTGACCTTGTCGCCTCTCGGGCTGCAGCTGAAGTCTGGCGATCGGAATCCCAAATTCCCTTTCCCTCTGCACCTGAGCTGCAAGAAAAGTTTTGGCGCGAGCAAGCGGGTGTGCCCGATCGCGGTCATCTGGTCTGCCATCGCAGCAGCAATGTCGGTGCACGCATTGCCAGCGGTTCTTTTCGAACGCGAGGCATGGTCATCCTGCCCTGCAGCATGAGTACGGTTGGCAAGTTAGCCTCAGGGGTCGGCAGCGATTTGCTCGAGCGATCGGCAGACGTCCACCTCAAAGAAGGGCGCTGCTTAGCAGTGGTGCCACGGGAAACCCCCTTCAACCTGATCCATCTGCGCAACCTCACCACCTTGGCCGAAGCTGGGGCGCGGATCGTGCCAGCGATTCCTGCTTGGTACCATCAACCCCAAACCATCGACGATTTGGTGGATTTTGTGGTGGCCCGCGTCTTGGATTGCTTCGGGTTGGACTGTGTTCCTCTCAATCGTTGGCAGGGCAATGTTGATCTAGCCGAGGATTAG